The stretch of DNA AAGTGTTTACCATtgatccatcttcccagcctgaaTTACCTTCACGTTTAAAACAGTAAAACACATAAAAGTTTTATTATATAGAATATGTCACTGGCCAGGCCTGAGGCTTTCTAGCTGagtcccacttcctgtctgctctctgcttcctgctttgccttctgtcttccccaccatgatcgTTGTCTGTATCTCCTCAAATGTGAGTAGAACAAATCCTCCAATTTCAAGTCACTTCTTGCCAAGTACTTCGTCAACTCGATGACAAAAGGGACTAATACCATCGATGTGAGCAGAGCTTCTCCTCCTGAGAGCATGTCCTGCTCTCACTCTCATTTCTGTCTGaatttgtctttcttcttatGTAGGCTTGAACTTAGTGTGTCTCgaagtaaaatttgaaatttgGATGAAGAAGCCAACAGTTTGGTTTTAATTCATGCTACAAGTTTTGGTGCCCTTATCACAGTCAAGAAAAGATGAGAGTTGGCAGTAGCATGAATGAGTCTGGAATCCAGGCAGGGGAGAGCAGAGGTTGGTGGTACCTGTTCCCAGGAAGGtaggtaggcagagagaatatgggtttgggagggaggcaggcaggaggagtATGTGGGCCTTTCTAATAAATACAGTAGAGAATTGGAGATGGAGCAGAAAGTGTAAAGGTGCACGCGGTCATCGTCAGAAATGCACTGAGCATAAAACAGCTGTAATTTAGGACTAAGAAGATGCTCAACAGTTGAATTCAAACCAAAGAACCTGAGTTCTACTCCCCTAGAATCTATGTATAAAACAGTGTGTGGCCAAACGTGCATGTATCCCCCATGATgtgagggctgaggcaggaggattgattgGGCTTGCTGTTGGCCAACCTAGCTCTGGGTGTAGTGAGAGACCATGCCGCAAGGGAATAAGATGGacagtgatagagcaggacacccaaTGTCCTCATTTGACCTTAGCACATGTGCCCACTGATGTACAAACCCACCCACATACAGATGTGtgaccataccacacacacctcacacatatacatactgcATGCGCATgcgtgagcacacacatgcaatcacaccaaacaaacaagaaataaatataaataaaagaaaaatatgaccCTTCTTGGTTCCCGAAGTTTGCCCTATGCTGTACGTATGTATGGCTTTGAACTTTATacctggcttttattttaatCCATTATCGATTTTTATTGAGACATttccccaggctggtcttgaactcctgatcttcatgcctctgcctccaaagttttagaattacaggcacacagcaccatgcccagcacagcaGGCTTTCTAATATCCTTTCTGCTTCAGAAGCTGAGAGCAAAGCCTCCTGACTCAAGGCCTCCTGGAGCTTTCCTCTCATCTCTAATGATCTTGGGTAGTATTAAACCCTGATGAAAGAGCACTTCAGAGAGGCATGCAAGCCTGCGAACATGGCTTTGCTCATGAAGGAGGTCTTTGATACAGAAGAACAACAATGATATTATTGTCACCCCACAATTTCATTCTGAGAACAAGCGCTATATATAAGTCTGAAGAATGCATTCAGGAGGCTTGGGACGGGCAGCTTTGTGCGTGTGAGAAGAAGCCATTTCAGCACCAGAACAAGCGTGCTTTCTCAAGAGCATGTTGCTGGGGTCACAAAAATGGCAGCTGGCTTCCTTAGATGTTCTCATCAGTTCTTTCTCTCGCCAACATCTGTGTTCTTCAGAGGCCCAACATTGCATCTTTGTTTCCTGCAGATCTCCTTGGCCCCTCAGGCTCCCAAGTGATGCTTAGTTGTCACTCAGCAAGAAAGACTTAACATTTACCAGAGAACCCAAGAGCAAATTCCTCAGGCCTCCAAGCCACAGCTGATTAGAAAATCCAGCATTTAGTAATTAAACCATGAGATGAATGTGAACTATCTGGAGCACTGTCACTGAACATGCCTGGCAGCTGCTGAGCATGAAGGACTTCTCTTGTAAGAGAAGCCCTCAGTCTTCAAGATGTTGAAGGGACCCTCCTACTTGTGCCCTGGTTGGAGGTTTTCCAACACTGCTTAATCACCCATATCAACCACAAGATCACATAATAATATACAGGCATCCTAGGGCTGGCTAAATCGTGAGGCGATTTTCAGTGCTACCTAGGGGTGAGGGTAATGCCTTCTAAATTATCTCCATCTATTCATATAGCCCTGCAATAAAGGTTTTTGGAAAttgcctcatttttcttttgtaggaTAGATTAGGATTCTAAGGAGAGTGGACAGAGAAGCAAAATTTGGGAGAAATGTTAACCCTTTGCTGGTCTGTATTAAATGAGAACATCATCAGGAATCATGAAGCATTGCCTTCTATATTCAGAGTTTGCAATCTTCATTGGACACTTATAAAACATCTTCCTGCTGAGAACACTGACCAACACTCTGCATCTCTCTCCTCCATGGAGCTGGTGGACTCCTCACACTGAATTATAAGTGCTGCTTTACTCATGGAGACTGATTCTTTTTTCAGGTAGGTTGAtggtcagaattttttttctaattgctgGTCTTTCATCAGCTTAGTAAACATTCCCacttaaagcaaaaacaaacgaGAATGGGACTGGGGAGACTACTTAGTGGGTGAAGTGCTTTTTGtgtaagaatgaggacctgagtttaaatccttAGAGCCCACAAAAGTTAGATGTGgtagtacacatctgtaatcctagttctTCTACactgagacaggaggcagaggctggagaatgtCACCATGgtcagcaccattccctaggcaggttgTGACTGTGGGCAGTAGCAACcctaagcaggtggtcctgggctgtattaGAAAGCTGACTCAGTATGAGCCTGGGAGTGAGCGTACAAGCAAggcagtgctcctccatggtttcttttTCAAGTTCCTTTCCCTACTTCCTTCAGTCATAGACTGTGACCTGAaagctcaaataaaccctttcctcccctggcTTTTCAACAGAATGTTTTAGCACAGCCAACAGAACGAAACTGTAACATAACCTTTGGCTCAAGTTCCATGTCTTGGCACCACAGATTATGTGGTACAGTTTTATTCAAGATATGGAGACAGCAGTGAGggcctatggtggtttgaataagaatggctcccattgGCTCATTtatgaatgcttagtcatcagagtGGCACTACttagaaggattagggggtgtggcatTATTGGggtagttgtggccttgttgggggatgtgtgtcattgggggtgggctctgaggtttcagaagtccaACCAAGCCCAGTGGCCCTCTTTCTTCCTACTGCCTGTGAatctgaatgtagaactctcagctacttcttctccaataccatgtctgcctgcatgctaccatgctccccaccatgatgacaatggattaagcctctgaaactttaagcaaaCTCcaggtaaatgttttcctttgtaagagttgccatgatcttGGTGTcaattcacagcaatagaacagtaagacAGGGTCCTTTTTACATCATGTCCTCTTTATGCTGAGAATTTTCCATTTTCCGTTGCCCACCCTGTTTGAAGACTTTTCCCTCACTGTTTTACCACCTAACCAGTGTATTTAAATCAAGACCTAGACTTATGAAGTCcttgttttatctttatttttcctttgtgagatcTTATATGTCAGGATGGCCTGGGACCTGGGGTtactctcctgcctctgtatccTGAGTGGTCAGAGTATAGTCACTAGTCACCACATTTGGTTTATATAATGCCTCACTGTATGTTCTTTAAGACACAATCCACTCTTGTTTTGGACAGCTGTGATGTATTACTTAATGCTATTTTAACTAACATCTGTGCTGGTTAGTCATATGTCAACTTGTCAAGTTTGagacatttgggaagagggaacttcaatttagaaaatgccctcttccagactggcctctggacaagtctgtagtgcattttcttgattggtgctTGATTGTTTCAGCTTACTGTGGGTGGTGGCActcctgggatggtggtcctcaGTGCTATAAAAAAGAAGGTTGAGCAAGCCgataagcagcactcttccacagcctctgcattagttcctcACTCCAGGTGTATGCCTTGAGTCCTGCCCTGACTCTCCTGGATGATGGACCACATGTTGTGAAAtggaacaaaccctttcctccctaaattgcttttggtcatggtgtttttagaAAACCTGTTCAGTTAAttagaaaccttaactaaaacaacatttattttaaaagtgctaTTTAGCAGGTACTGTGATGCACTgcagataaaatacaaataaggggctggagaagatggctcagcatttaagaccactagctgctcttccagaggacctgggcttgatttccagcacccacatggcaactctcaaccatctgtaactccagttccaagaggtcAGACATCCTCATACAGAATCTGAAGGCACCAggtgtgcatgtggtacacagatgtgcatgcagacaaaacacctacacacatgaaAAACTAAATGCAAACAAGACATGGTATTTAACATGGAGTCTATATTTGTATAAGGTCAAATAACCTgttaaataaatgacaaaatgtaGTGTGACGCAATTTGTATCATTTCAGGAGTCTCAATGTGACCAGATAGCAGGGGATAAAGCGTGGCTGCCTCTGTATGTATCACCTCTGTGTATTACCACCATGCACATCACCTTTGTATGCACCATCCCTGTGTGCACAACCCCTGTGTGCATTGCTCTGCATGCATTGCCTCTGTGCATATCAACTCTTTATGCATCACTCCAGTGTGTTTCATTTCACCCCAGTGTACATCACCCCAGTGAACATCACCCCAGTGTGCATCACCCCAGTGTGCATCACCTCAGTGTACATCACCCCAGTGTGCATCACCCCAGTGTGCATCACCCCAGTGTGCATCACCCCAGTGTACATCACCCCAGTGTACATCACCCCAGTGTGCATCACCCCAGTGTGCATCACCCCAGTGTGCATCACCTCAGTGTACATCACCCCAGTGTGCATCACCCCAGTGTACATCACCCCAGTGTGCATCACCCCAGTGTGCATCACCCCAGTGAACATCACCCCAGTGTGCATCACCCCAGTGTGCATCACCTCAGTGTACATCACCCCAGTGTGCATCACCCCAGTGTACATCACCCCAGTGTACATCACCCCAGTGTGCATCACCCCAGTGTACATCACCTCAGTATACATCACCCCAGTGTGCATCACCCCAGTGTGCATCACCCCAGTGTGCATCACCTCAGTGTACATCACCCCAGTGTGCATCACCCCAGTGTACATCACCTCAGTGTACATCACCCCAGTGTGCATCACCCCAGTGTGCATCACCCCAGTGTGCATCACCCCAGTGTGCTTCAATTCACCCCAGTGTGCATCACCTCAGTATACATCACCCCAGTGTGCATCACCCCAGTGTACATCACCCCAGTGTGCTTCAATTCACCCCAGTGTGCATCACCTCAGTATACATCACCCCAGTGTGCATCACCCCCGTGTGCATCACCCCAGTGTGCATCACCCCAGTGTGCATCACCTCAGTATACATCACCCCAGTGAACATCACCCCAGTGTGCATCACCTCAGTATACATCACCCCAGTGAACATCACCCCAGTGTGCATCACCTCAGTGTACATCACCCCAGTGAACATCACCCCAGTGTGCATCACCCCAGTGTACATCACTCCAGTGTGCATCACCCCAGTGTGCATCACCCCAGTGTGCTTCAATTCACCCCAGTGTACATCACCCCAGTGTGCTTCAATTCACCCCAGTGTGCATCACCCCAGTGTGTATCTTCTCTGTAAGCAAGGCAATCATTGAAACCTCTTCAATGTGAGTGGAGGTACTTTCAAGCAAGTAAGACAACAGATGCGACCCTGAATGTTCTAGGAAGCGTCAATATAAGCAAGTGGAACAGATGTAGCAATGTGAGGTATGTTTTAAAACCAGCTAAGGGCATGCACTCCAGAAGGCAGTGAGCAAGAGAAAGGGCAGGTGGTGGGGATGGAAGGGCAGGTTTGAGCCCATGGAGTAAACTCTGGAAAATGGCATTTAGAGTTTATACTACAGGCCCTTGGCTCTCAGAACGTGATCTGAACACCAGTAATATCATCAGCCCTTGCTAGAAATAGATCAGCAAGCTGCTGAGCTGCAATCATCTTACCTAGCAAGGGCaccagatggtgtgtgtgtgtgtgtgtgtgtgtgtgtgtgtgtgtgtgtgtgttctggagcCCAAGATACACAGCTATAGGTCACATAGGGCACTCCAAGTGGAATTTGGAGCAAGGAAAACTTACTGTCTTTATcttacttcacacacacacacacacacacacacacacacacacacctctttaacCTCCcctcacacgtgtgtgtgtgtgtgtgtgtgtgtgtgtgtgtgtgtgtgtgtgtgtttgcctatgAGGACCATCAGCAGACCCTGgattccttggagctgaagttacaggcccTTGTGAGCTGTGGATATGGGTACTGAGCTCTGAACTTACAGCGTCATCTCCCCTGtcctttaaaagtaagttttagTGCAATGGAGG from Onychomys torridus chromosome 7, mOncTor1.1, whole genome shotgun sequence encodes:
- the LOC118587667 gene encoding repetitive proline-rich cell wall protein 1-like, producing the protein MHHSSVFHFTPVYITPVNITPVCITPVCITSVYITPVCITPVCITPVCITPVYITPVYITPVCITPVCITPVCITSVYITPVCITPVYITPVCITPVCITPVNITPVCITPVCITSVYITPVCITPVYITPVYITPVCITPVYITSVYITPVCITPVCITPVCITSVYITPVCITPVYITSVYITPVCITPVCITPVCITPVCFNSPQCASPQYTSPQCASPQCTSPQCASIHPSVHHLSIHHPSVHHPRVHHPSVHHPSVHHLSIHHPSEHHPSVHHLSIHHPSEHHPSVHHLSVHHPSEHHPSVHHPSVHHSSVHHPSVHHPSVLQFTPVYITPVCFNSPQCASPQCVSSL